AGCGCCGCCTCCTCCTCTTCGGTCCCCTGCGCCTGCATCAGCGGAATCAATTCACGGGCGACAAAGGGGAAGGTGACAAAGATCGTCGCCAGCACGATGCCGGGGACGGCGAAGATCAGCTGAATATCGTGGGCCTTGAGCCAGGGTCCGAGCCACCCCTGCAGACCGAACAGCAGCACGTAGATCAGGCCAGAGATGACCGGCGAGACCGAAAACGGCAGATCGATCAGGGTGATCAGAAACGCCTTGCCGCGAAACTTGAACTTGGTGATCGCCCAGGCGGCGGCGATGCCGAAGACCAGGTTGAGCGGCACACTGATCCCCGCCGCGATCAGGGTCAGACGGATCGCCGCCAGGGCGTCCGGTTCGATAATCGCCGCCCAGTAGGCGCCGAGCCCCTTCTCCAGCGCCTGAACAAAAACCGCCACCAGCGGCACGAACAGAAACAGGGCGAGAAAGATCAGCGCCAGACCGCTGAGCAGCCAGCGGACCAGTTTCGGCTCGGTCAGGGCGGCGTCGCCAAGCGTGTTCGGAGTTATCGATTGCGTTGTCATGGTCTTCTCCCTCAGCCTTCGGCATGGCGCCGGCTCCACCACTGGATCAGATTAATACTCAGCAGAATCAGAAACGAAAAGAGCAGCATCACCGAGGCGATGGCTGTGGCGCCCGCGTAATCGTACTGCTCCAGCTTGGTGATGATCAAAAGCGGGGTGATCTCCGAGACCATCGGCATGTTGCCGGCAATAAAGATCACCGAGCCATATTCACCGATGGCGCGCGCATAGGCCAGGGCAAAGCCGGTCAACAGCGCCGGGGTGATAGCCGGAAAGATCACCCGGACAAAGGTCTGCCAGCGGTTGGCGCCGAGGCAGGCGGCGGCCTCTTCCAGCTCTTTCTCCAGATCCTCCAGCACCGGCTGCACCGTACGCACCACAAACGGGATGCCGATAAAGGTCATCGCCACCATGATTCCCAACGGGGTGTAGGCGATCTTGAGCCCCAGCGGTTCGAGGTAACGGCCGATCCAGCCGTTGCTGGAGTAGAGTCCGGCCAGGGTGATTCCGGCTACCGCCGTCGGCAGGGCAAAGGGGAGATCGACCAGCGCGTCGATGATCCGCTTGCCGGGAATTTTGTAGCGCACCAGCACCCAGGCGACCAGCAGACCAAAGACGCCGTTGATCAAAGCGGCAATCAAGGCCGCGCCGAAGGTCAGGCGGAAGGAGGCGAGTACCCGCGCCGAAGAGACGGTGCCCCAGAAGTCGACCCAGGAGAGGGTGGCGGTCTTGAACAGCAGGCCGGAGAGCGGAATCAGGACGATCAGGCTCAAATAGAGAATTGTGAAGCCCATCGCCAGGCCGAAACCGGGGAGGACGCTGCGCTGTTTGAGAACGAAGTTCATACGTGATACTCCCTGCGGTCGCCCGCTCAGGTCAGGTTTGCCGGGGCACGAAGGGTGTGCCCCGGCCAATGACAATTACCGTGACGGGACGTAGATCTGGTCAAAGGTGCCGCCGTCGGCAAAATGGGTCTTTTGAGCTTTTTGCCAGCCGCCGAACAGTTCGTCGACCGTGAACAGGTTGACCTTCGGAAACCGGGCGATGTCGGCCGGAT
This window of the Desulfuromonadaceae bacterium genome carries:
- the cysT gene encoding sulfate ABC transporter permease subunit CysT: MNFVLKQRSVLPGFGLAMGFTILYLSLIVLIPLSGLLFKTATLSWVDFWGTVSSARVLASFRLTFGAALIAALINGVFGLLVAWVLVRYKIPGKRIIDALVDLPFALPTAVAGITLAGLYSSNGWIGRYLEPLGLKIAYTPLGIMVAMTFIGIPFVVRTVQPVLEDLEKELEEAAACLGANRWQTFVRVIFPAITPALLTGFALAYARAIGEYGSVIFIAGNMPMVSEITPLLIITKLEQYDYAGATAIASVMLLFSFLILLSINLIQWWSRRHAEG
- the cysW gene encoding sulfate ABC transporter permease subunit CysW, with the protein product MTTQSITPNTLGDAALTEPKLVRWLLSGLALIFLALFLFVPLVAVFVQALEKGLGAYWAAIIEPDALAAIRLTLIAAGISVPLNLVFGIAAAWAITKFKFRGKAFLITLIDLPFSVSPVISGLIYVLLFGLQGWLGPWLKAHDIQLIFAVPGIVLATIFVTFPFVARELIPLMQAQGTEEEEAALVLGASGWQIFFRVTLPNVIWGVLYGVILCNARAMGEFGAVSVVSGHIRGLTNTLPLHVEILYNEYNFVAAFAVATLLALLALLTLVAKALLERKVRQKVKATSKPIGVE